The following nucleotide sequence is from Nitrospira sp. CR1.1.
AAATGACTGCGCTCGATCTTCAAGTCTTCCGCCGTGCGGGAAATGTTCCAATGATGCTCGCGGAGCTTACGGGCAATGAATTCCTTCTCGAAGGCGTTCCGCGCATCACGAAGCGATTCGTACGGCCGAGTCAGCAACGTATTGACCGGTTGCGCACCGGCGGCCGACTGTGCGGCGAGCGCTTGAGGACGCACCTGCAAGGCAACAGACGCATGCGCCGCTTCGATCACGGGCCCCGGCACCATGATCATCAGCCGCTCGATCAGGTTCCGGAGTTCACGAATATTCCCCGGCCATTCATACTGCATGAACACGTCCATAGCCTCCGGTGAGACCTGCTTGATCTTCAACCCCTGTTCTTCGGCATGCACACGCAGGAAATGCTTCACCAGCAAAGGAATATCCTCGCGGCGGTGGCGCAAGGGAGGCACCACGATCGGCACCACATTCAGCCGGTAGAACAAGTCCTCACGGAACGTTCCCTTCTCGATTTCCTGTAACAAATCCTTATTCGACGCGGCCAGCACCCGCACATCGACCTTGATCAGCTTGGTCCCGCCGACCCGCGTGAACTGCTGCTCCTGGAGGGCACGCAACACCTTGGCCTGGGTGCTCAAGCTCATGTCCGCAATTTCGTCCAAAAACAACGTGCCGCCGTCGGCTTGCTCGAACTGGCCGCGCTTCATGGTGGTCGCTCCGCTGAAGGCGCCCCGCTCGTGACCGAACAACTCGCTTTCGATCAAGGTTTCAGGAATGGCCGCGCAGTTCACCGCCACGAAGGGGTGGTTCGCCCTGTGGCTGTGCTGATGGATGGCCCTCGCGACCAATTCCTTGCCGGTCCCGTTTTCGCCTCCGATCAGCACCCGACTGTTGGTGGGACCGGCCGTTTCGATCAGTTGCTTCAGCTGCTGCATGACCGGCGCCTGACCGATCAGTTCGAACCTCCGCTCGACCTTCGTGCGGAGGCTGCGATTCTCCTGTTCAAGCCGATGTTGATCCAGGGCGTGTTTCACCCTGAGGGTCACATTTTCGAGGGACAACGGTTTTTCGATATAGTCGTAGGCTCCCAGCTTAATCGCCTTCACCGCCGTTTCGATCGATCCATGCCCGGACATCATCATCACTTGCGTGCTCGGCACCAGTTCGCGCAGGCGCTTGAGTGTTTCCAACCCGTCCATCTCAGGCATCCAGATATCCAGCATCATCAGTTCAGGCGGGCTGATTGCGCAATGTCTGAGGGCCTCCATGCCGCTTTTGGCCACACTCACGTCATACCCTTCATCCTCGAGAATACTGCTCAAGGAATTCAGAATGGAGACTTCGTCATCGACAATGAGAATCGAAGCAGACATGCATCCCCCACATACGATCCGGCCACGCCCACACGATCGTCCGTTTCGTTACACCGGCAATTCGAAGGTGAACAAGGCCCCCCTCGGCTGATGATTGCCCGCATGAATCTGGCCGTCGTGATCGGTCACAATTCGCCTCACGATAGCCAAGCCCAGGCCGGTCCCGGTCTTCTTCCTGGAAAAATACGGCACAAAGAGTTTGTCCTGATCCTCGGGCGCGATGCCGGTGCCTTCATCCGCTACCGTGACCACCGCGCGGCGTTGCTTGGTATCGTACCGGGTCGTGATCCACAAACGGCCCTTCTGGTTCATGGCATGGATGCCGTTATCGCACAGATTCACCAGAACCCGCTTGATCTGTTCGCGATCGAAATTGAAGGGCGGCAGATCGGCGTCGAGCGACACCACGCAGACGACTTCCCGATGCGCACTCTCGTAGAGCACCACGACCTCCTTCACGACATCGTCGAGGGAATTCATCGTCATATGCGGCGCCGGCATGCGCGCGAATTTCGAAAACTCGTCCAGCATCTGCTTGAGGCTGCCGACCTCATTGACGATGACCTGGGTAGACTCGTCGCAGATACGGTCGAAATCCGGCGCCTTGTCCTGGAATTTTTTGCGGAGCCGTTGCGCGGAAAGCTGAATTGGCGTCAACGGGTTCTTGATCTCATGCGCGATCCGTTGGGCCACTTCCCGCCAGGCCGCCGCCTTCTGAGCCTTGATCAATTCCGACAGGTCCTCAAAAATGAGCACGAACCCGAGATCTTTGCTCGACTCATCCTTCATGCGCGAACAATGCACCCCGATGGTGAGGAACCGCCCCTGCAGATCCAACTGTCCTTCCAACGCGATGTTATCCCGCTGGTCGGCCAACATGCGGTCGTACACGGATTGAAACAGGTCGAGCTTATACTCTTTGAACACCTCGTTGGCGGGGCGGCCGCGAAACCGGTCGGCCCATAACCCCAACATGCGTTCCGCAGACGGATTAAAGGTGGTGATGGTCCCCTGCCGGTCGATCGACAGCACCCCCGCGGCAATCGTATCGACTACCGTTTCGATATAGGCGCGCCGCCGGTCCAGTTCGAGGTTGGACTGGCGTAGCGAGATGTTCGCTTCCTCCACCTTGCTTTTACTCCCCTGCAAATCGGCGGTCATGCGGTTGAACGATTCGACCAGGGTGCCGATCTCATCCGTCGCCTTCGCCTCGATACGGACCGACAAATCCCCCTGCGCAATGGCTTCGGTGGCCTCGGCCAACCGTTGAATCGGCACGGTGATACCGCGAGCGACATAAAATCCGAACCAGGTGGCGCTGAACAAAATCATGACCGTGATCACGGCCACCAGCAGATAGGCGCCCGCCTTAATCGGGTTCTTCATCGCCTTCATCTGTTTGTATTCGGCGTATTGACGGCCGATGCTCTCCATTTTGCCGAGCAACGATTCCGGCACATAGGCGTCCACCACCACCACCCCGTCGATTTCTCCCCGCCGCACACTGGAGGCAATCGGCACACCGGCCCGCACGAGCCGGCC
It contains:
- a CDS encoding response regulator; amino-acid sequence: MSASILIVDDEVSILNSLSSILEDEGYDVSVAKSGMEALRHCAISPPELMMLDIWMPEMDGLETLKRLRELVPSTQVMMMSGHGSIETAVKAIKLGAYDYIEKPLSLENVTLRVKHALDQHRLEQENRSLRTKVERRFELIGQAPVMQQLKQLIETAGPTNSRVLIGGENGTGKELVARAIHQHSHRANHPFVAVNCAAIPETLIESELFGHERGAFSGATTMKRGQFEQADGGTLFLDEIADMSLSTQAKVLRALQEQQFTRVGGTKLIKVDVRVLAASNKDLLQEIEKGTFREDLFYRLNVVPIVVPPLRHRREDIPLLVKHFLRVHAEEQGLKIKQVSPEAMDVFMQYEWPGNIRELRNLIERLMIMVPGPVIEAAHASVALQVRPQALAAQSAAGAQPVNTLLTRPYESLRDARNAFEKEFIARKLREHHWNISRTAEDLKIERSHLHRKIKLLDVEMRPEM
- a CDS encoding HAMP domain-containing protein, yielding MPESTDMTKLIPPGVVREKEPSSPASIESERRKRHVRPVWIVLILLLPCLALTFYYAQMAVPVGEESDSFFPSTGYAFVLLLVNLDLIGFVVLTLLLSRNLIKAYFERRHRLVGSGFRAKLVAAFIGFSLIPTVLLALVASGLVNKAVDVWFNDQIEHVMKDSYEVARMHHAGHVSLAINSARAISHEIFREELLLPEQRDLLVAAIARKRAEYATAGIEVFSSKMETLTKALDPEVPVAVLDLPIGQLVLQVINGKQELTSVQEAQTGRLVRAGVPIASSVRRGEIDGVVVVDAYVPESLLGKMESIGRQYAEYKQMKAMKNPIKAGAYLLVAVITVMILFSATWFGFYVARGITVPIQRLAEATEAIAQGDLSVRIEAKATDEIGTLVESFNRMTADLQGSKSKVEEANISLRQSNLELDRRRAYIETVVDTIAAGVLSIDRQGTITTFNPSAERMLGLWADRFRGRPANEVFKEYKLDLFQSVYDRMLADQRDNIALEGQLDLQGRFLTIGVHCSRMKDESSKDLGFVLIFEDLSELIKAQKAAAWREVAQRIAHEIKNPLTPIQLSAQRLRKKFQDKAPDFDRICDESTQVIVNEVGSLKQMLDEFSKFARMPAPHMTMNSLDDVVKEVVVLYESAHREVVCVVSLDADLPPFNFDREQIKRVLVNLCDNGIHAMNQKGRLWITTRYDTKQRRAVVTVADEGTGIAPEDQDKLFVPYFSRKKTGTGLGLAIVRRIVTDHDGQIHAGNHQPRGALFTFELPV